The nucleotide window TTCATTTGCTGCGCCTCATCTAAAGCAATTTTCATATCTTTAATAAAATGCTTAATATAAAACCCTGGCTCTAAATCTTGCTTTAATATACGCGGCGCTAAATTCGACAACGACCATGAACCTGCTGCGCCCGATGAAATAGATATCAATACATCCTCCATCGTTAGCCCTGCCTTTAAGCCGTAAATGATAGCCTCACATGTACCAATCATCCCACCTGCAATCGCAATTTGATTACACATTTTTGTATGCTGCCCTGCACCTGCCTGTCCTTGGTACACGATATTCGCTCCAAATAGCTCAAAAATTGGTCGAACGGATGCTACAATTGCCTCATCCCCACCAATCATAATTGATAACGTGCCATTTTGTGCCCCAATATCGCCACCTGATACTGGCGCATCAATGCTATGTACCCCTTTTTCCAAAGCTAATGTATAAAGCTTTTTTGCTAATGATGGTTCAGAAGTTGTCATATCGACTATAGTTGCGCCACTTTTGGCTGTGGATAAGATTCCATTTTCCCCACAATATACTTGTTCCACATCTTGTGGGTAGCCAACCATCGTAAAAATAAGCTCTTTATTTCTTGCTGCCTCTGCTGGAGAGTCGGCCCACTTTGCACCAAGCTCTAGTAAAGGTAATGCTTTTACTTTTGTTCTTGAATAAATTGTTACATCATGCTCCGCCTTTAATAAATGCTTTACAATACTTGCACCCATAACGCCTGTTCCAATAAATGCGATTGTCGTCATCGTCCATTCCTCCTCATTTTGTATAAAAGTTTTAAGCTACTTTATTGTAAGTAAAAAATAAGAATTATTATAGTAGCTAAACAAAAAAAGAGTAGAAGCTTTAGTTTGCTTCTACTCCAAAAGGGGGAAATGAGAATGTTGCTGTGTTCATTCATATTATTCCCACGATTTTATGAGCTTAAACATATTTTTTAAATATTTTTTTAATTCATAAATTGATCATTTATTTTATTCTGTTGCTTTTGTTCCTCATATTTGTTCATCAATCGATCTAGTTGTTTACTCAAGCGAATTGTCTTGGCATTTCGCAGTCCGTTTTCGATTCCTGAACGAATCATTAATTCTCTCGTACGTTCAAGCTGCTTCAAAATACCATCGTCCACTTTTGTCCCCCCTCGTCATCGATACAAATAATTTACTTATGTTCGAGCAATATCTAAATAGGTAAATACAATATTTCCACCTTGCTTTGCTTCTCCTCGGAAATGCTTAAAGTCAGGCTCATTTACTAAAATTTGACGAAATGCTAAAAATTCATCTTTTTCAATTTCTATTGATTGTACCTCTCTATTTCGCAAATCCTCTATCTTTTTTCTATATAATTCCATAAAAAAATCATATCTCCTTCTAAACACATACTTCTTTATTTAAAATGAATTACCTAAAATTTCATCATTCAAGTTTACTTCATCATTTTATTTTGAATTCAAAATGACTTTTTTGTTATTATACAATATTTGTCTTCAAAATACATCACTAATTAAACATTTTAGTAAAATAATCCAAAACCATATCCGTATAATTGATTTATACGCTATTAATATGTTATTCTTACAACAGTTATGGTAATGACATTAATTATGAAGTCATTAAAGGAGTTGACTGCCTGTGAAAATTGCCGAAGTTGGAAATATTATCGAGTTTAAAGATGGCTTACAAGGTGTTGTTGAAAAGGTAAATGAGAATTCGGTTATCGTTGACTTAACCATTATGGAGAATTTCACTGACCTAGAAATAGAAGAAAAAACAGTCGTTAACCATAAACGTTATAAAATTTTATCTTGATTTAGCTGCAATAACAATGCATAATTTTTACCACAATTTTAAAAATTGTGCTATTTTAAATGTCATAGGATTTGCTATAAGCTAGCTTTTCAAGCATTACTAACACTATAATATGGCATTACTTACAATTATTATACAATATAATTTAGAAAAATGTCCTTTCATTATAAAATTGATGATGAAAGGGCATTTTTTTGTTAGTATTACGTTAGGGGGTTGATACATTTTATGAAATTCGTTAAACAAGCTCCAATACTGTTGCTTTCTTTAATTTTCATGTATGCAATGCTATTTTATACATTTTCTGAAAAAGCGATTTTCTGGTACTTATACACATTTACTCTGCTAGTAGGCATTGCGATTTCACTCGTTACAGAAAAATTCGAAGATAGCTTACCGACATGGCAATATTTAATATTCGGTATTGGTTATGGAACCATCACATATGGAATTGTAAAAGTAGGCTATTTAATCCTTCCGTTTATAAGCCCAAATGCACCACAACAAATTGCGAACTTTTTAGCAAAATATGGCCCATCTACAGTTTGGCATTATTTACTGCTTATTTTTATTATCGTCGTAGGAGAAGAAATGTTTTGGCGTGGCTTCGTTCAACAGCAATTAAAACGCTTCGTTAAAAGCAGCTATGCAGTCCTTATTACAGCGCTTTTATTCTCCATTTCAGTTGCGATTAGCGGCTTTATACCAGGCGTAATAGCTGCCTTTGTTTCAGGTCTTTTATGGGGTGCTTTATATGAATGGAAAAAAAGCTTACCATTAATTATTGTCTCCCATGTAGTGTTTGTTTTATTATTATTTTTAGTTTTACCACTCACATAACTACTTTTTTGCAGGAAACTTATTTAAATTAGGTACGTCCTTATATTATAAGGAGGAATGTTAAATGAAAAAATATTTATTAATTCTCTCTATTTTAACTGCTCTATTATTAGCAGCATGTGGTACAGAATCACAAACTGAAGAACCATCTCCAACCGATGATTCCAATGGAGCTCCAGTAGAAAATCCTAGCGAGCAAGAGGAAACAGATGGAGATGATGCAGTAGAAGAAGAGGAAACAGAAGAAAATACAGAAGACCCAGCAACAGAGGAAAATCCAACAAACGATGTACAATCTATTACGTATAAATCAAATAATCAAGAAATAAAGGGTTCTACAACAAACACACAAAGCCCACAGCAAGATTATCATATCGATTTAATGGACGGGTTTACCATTACTGCTGAAGAGCCTGGTCGTGATGTTGTGATGGCTGACGTTGACCCAGATGTATCTATGCGTATTGAAGCATTCCCAAAAGCAGATATCGTATTTGAAGAGCTGTTAACAAATACAAGTGATATGGTCGAGGCCTCTCTCGCTGGGGAAGACTATAATGAATATGATTTATCATCTATTCAATTAGACGAGCAAATTACGAATATGCATACATTTTTTGTAGAATATGAAGGCGAAACGGTATTAACACTTTTATATGAAAGACCAGATAAATTTATTCGCTTAACTATTTTTGATAATGATGCTGATTTAAAAGATGCCCTTGTAAAAATGGGCCTAACAATTAAATAAAGAAAAGGGGCTGTCCAGAAAGTGAACTTTCTGAACAGCTCCGCTTTTTTACATAGTCAATTTTTGTTTAAAATTGTGCGCCTGTGGTGGTCACAATAGAGCTTTTCTTCGACGAGTATTGTCACATCCTCGTCGTAAAGGGGGCGTCCCAAAATGACTTTCGGACGCCCCCTTCTTTGTGCCTTAAACATACATATTCTCTTAATAGGATAGATCTTTCACAGATAAACCTAGCTTTTTTAACAGCTCAATTGCTTGTTCCTTTTCCTCAGAAGATAATGCACTAAGTAACTCATGTAAATGCTTTTCATGCTGTGGAAATATTTCTGCCATAAATTGTGCGCCTGCCTCAGTAATATCCGCATATGTCACACGGCGGTCTTCTGGACAAGATACACGCATTATGTAACCTCTTTTTTCAAGCTTATCAACTACATAGGTAATTGAGCCGCTTGCCAATAATATTTTATTGCCGATATGCTGTAAAGGCTGTCTTCCTTTGTGATAGAGAAGCTCTAATACTGCAAATTCAGTTGGATTTAATCCATTTTTTTGAAAAAACTGATTTGTTGTTTCATTAATTGCTTTATATGCACGTGACAGTACGATAAATAGCTTTAATGATTGTTTAATTTCTTCTGAAGCCATACAATCCATCCTTATCTAAAATCGATTACGCCTTGACTAATGTTCTACATTTTGGAGTTTATCCGTTAAAATGTGCGACATTACTAGATGCTTTAGTTTGATTTAGTGAATTACTCATCGCCTCGCCAAAACACAAATTCCGCTAAATCAAGATAACTTATATACAAAGCATTATAGCCATTCCTTAAAGTACTTGTCCAATATTTAAATTTCTTTTTCTATTTAAAAGGCTGCAATAGTGTTGTCTGAAAAGTACTATCTTGTCAGACAACTCTATCACAGCCTTGTTTTAGCAAAATCAAGTTAGACTCACCGATTCCTGCAACGGCATATTCATTACATACTTATATGAATCAACAGGGATTGTAAATGTAAACGCCGTTCCAATTCCTTCCTTACTCCAAACACGTACATTGCCATTATGCTCTTCAATTACTTTTTTAACAAGAGGTAAACCAAGACCAGAACCTTGCTTTTTCGTTGTAAAGAAAGGTGTAAATAATCCGTTCATCGTTTCCTCATTCATACCTTGTCCCTCATCTTTTACAATTAGCTCAATGTCGCCATCCATATTATAGCCTATTGTAATTGTAATCGTTCCACCTAACGGCATCACTTCAATGGCATTTTTTATAACGTTGATCAATAGTTGCTTCAATCGTACCTCATTGCCAATCATTTTATATTCATCTACAAGCGAATGTTCAAGCATTAACAAAATATTACTTTGAATTGCTTGTGGCTGCATAAGGTCAACAATTTGTTGAACAATTTTAACTAAAGAAATTTCCTCCATTACATATCTTGGTGGCTTTGATAAATATAAAAAATCCTCTAAAATAAGCTCTAATCGCTCAAATTCAGCATCAATAATAGAAAAATACTTCTCACCATCATCGCTCGTATTCAATCTTAATAAATCTAAAAATCCTTTTAGTGAAGTCATTGGATTTCTTATTTCATGTACAATTGACGCCACAAGCTCATTTAAATTAGACAGCACTTTTTCTTCTTTCTCATCCTCCATCTTTCTTTCTTCAGTTACATCTTTAATAATCGTCACAATGAAAGGATCCATGCTTCCCGCAACCGCTGTCATCTCATAAATTATTGTTTCACTATCGACTTCCTGCTCAAAATCTATTGCACCGACTGAGCACTCGTCCATTTTTTGAATATACGCTAAAAATTCCTCTTGTGAAAAACCTACATCATACAATAGTTGCTCATATGTTTTAGCTATTATTTGTTCATTGCTATATCCGAAAATATTTAAAGCACCCTGTGATGCATCTATAATATCTCCATGCTCGTCCGATAAAATCGCTCCTGAGTATGCGTAATCTATAATAGAGCATAAAATCTTTTTATTAACTACCTCTTCAATATTTAGCCAAATAATAAAGGATTGCTCCTGTTTACAATAACAGCCAAATATAGTTGTAGAAATTAAATTATTTTTTACAATAATGTTTACATTACAAAATGCTATTCCTAAATTCTTCATTTGTTCTACAAATGCATCCCATATTTTAATGGACATGTCATCAAGTAGCAGCTGCTCCACTACATAATTCTGACCTAATAACTGCGCTGCTTCTTGATTCATTTTTTGAATTTGACCTGATTCGTGCATGACAATAATTGACTCTTTACACTCGTCAAAGAGTCTATCAAGCTTGGAAATATCAATATAACTCAAGTAAAACGAACCTCCTGTTGTAAAGTAATCGCGCTATCAATTAGTATGCTATTTATATCCTATTAACTATATTACATTTTTATTACCTAATATTCTATATTTTCCGAAAAAATATTTAGTAATCAAGATATTTTATTTCAAAATGCGAATAAACGTTTCTTTTTTTCGGAATTTTATTGTAGAAAAAATAGATTTATCATCGAAAGATATAATTGACAAAATAAAGACAATTCTTTTGAAGAGATGAGTTTGCTTGTCTTTTTATAGAAAACTAAAAATATCGTTGATATCTATTTGTTACGATGGATTTGCTTTCTAATTAGTTGGGGCCAAATGGTGTTTCTAGCCTCCTCCAAAAATAGACAGCCACATCACACGCTATTTATCTTGTCATCCCTAGCTTATGACGCTGAACGAAAAATGATGTATTTTGTTATTAAACGTTAGTCGCAATTTTTAGTAAGTTGTCGCATTTACGCTACACTGCTACAATAATAACTAGAAAAAAGGAGAGAGTTTATGAAAATTGTATTAGCTACATTAAACGCCAAATATATTCATACAAATTTAGCCATCCGCTATTTAAAAGCAAGTGCCTATCCTGAATTCATCCCAGAGCTTGCTGAATATACAATTAAAGACCCAGCCTTCAACATCGTGTCAGATTTATTTCAAAAGCAGCCCGATGTTGTCGGCTTTAGCTGTTATATTTGGAACATCGAAGAAACTTTGCATGTGATTAAAATGTTAAAAACAGTTTTACCTAACACTAAAGTTATTTTAGGTGGCCCTGAAGTATCCTATGATGTGCACCATTGGCTAAAAAATCATGCGGAAATTGATTTTATCGTCATGGGTGAAGGTGAAACCTCCTTTAAGGAGCTGCTGCACTATTTAGATGGTGATATATCGTTAGAGGATGTGCGTGGTATTTGCTATTTAGAAGATGGCAAAGTGAAAATCCATGCACAGCCACCGAAAATTGATTTGCGTGAGCTTGCTACACCGTTTCGCTTTGAGGAGGATTTGCCACATCTCGGCAAGCGCATCCAATATATCGAAACGAGCCGTGGCTGCCCTTTCCAATGTCAATTTTGCTTATCAAGCATCGAGGTAGGCGTACGCTATTTTAATCGTGAAAAAATTAAAGAGGACATTCGCTTTTTAATGGATAATGGAGCAAGAACGATTAAATTCGTTGACCGTACTTTCAATATTAGCCGCAGCTATGCGATGGAAATGTTCCAATTTTTAATTGATGAGCATAAGCCAGGTGTTGTGTTCCAATTTGAAATTACAGCAGATATTATGCGTCCTGAAGTTATCCAATTTTTAAACGACAATGCACCGAAAGGCTTGTTCCGTTTTGAAATTGGTGTACAATCGACAAATGATTTAACAAATGAGCTTGTGAAACGCCGTCAAAACTTCGAGAAATTAAAACGCACGGTGACAATGGTTAAAGAAGGTGGTAAAATCGACCAGCATTTAGATTTAATTGCTGGCTTACCAGAGGAGGACTACGCTTCCTTCCGTGATACATTTAACGATGTCTTTGCAATGCGCCCAGAGGAATTACAGCTAGGCTTCTTAAAGCTACTGCGCGGGACAGGCCTACGTCTAGAAGCTAAAAAATACGGCTACACATATGTCGATATTGCACCATACGAAATCTTCTCAAATAATGTGCTAACCTTTGATGATATCGTTCGCATTAAGCATGCAGAGGATGTACTTGAAAAGTATTGGAATGCCCATCGCATGGATTACACAATTGAATATTTAGTAACAGAGGTATTCGAAACACCATTCGACTTTTTCCAAAGCTTCGGCACTTACTGGGAAATGCGTGGTTGGTCACGTATCGGACATCAGCTAGAAGATTTATTCCAGCGTTTACTCGAATTTTTACAAACAGTGCCAAACGTCGATTTAGCGATTGTACAAAATATTATGCAGCTTGATTATTTACAGGAACAGCAATTCCAGCCACGTAAAATTTGGTGGAAAGAACGTACAGATAAAGAGCAGCAAAAAAATATTTATACACTATTGCGCCAAAACCCTACAATTGCTGGTGAGGAATTTGCGGCAATGAGCATAACAGAGCGTGATTTATTCAAACACTCGCTCATTATCCCAACAACAATTTCTTATCAAGATTTCCTCAATGGGCGAATTAAAAAACATAAAGGTTATTTATTTACTTATTTCCGCCAAGGACAGCAGCCTTACTTTGCGGATATTCAGGAAAATTTAAAACAGTAATATGGTTCGTCCAGCCAACTAAAAAGGCGTGTCTGAAATATTTTTCGGACACGCTCTTTATTTTGTAACGAATTGCTACGCCATGGTACTAATTAGTTGAACGAAAGTTAGAAAACTATTTGCAGGTGCATTATCCAGAGGAAAATTATTCATTACAGACGAGAGGCTATACTTTTAAAGATGCCTCTTATGTATTTGATTTTATTTATCAGAGTGATATAGCTCAAAAATCGTAGACATATACGGTGTCTGTAGGCACAGGG belongs to Lysinibacillus louembei and includes:
- a CDS encoding NAD(P)-dependent oxidoreductase codes for the protein MTTIAFIGTGVMGASIVKHLLKAEHDVTIYSRTKVKALPLLELGAKWADSPAEAARNKELIFTMVGYPQDVEQVYCGENGILSTAKSGATIVDMTTSEPSLAKKLYTLALEKGVHSIDAPVSGGDIGAQNGTLSIMIGGDEAIVASVRPIFELFGANIVYQGQAGAGQHTKMCNQIAIAGGMIGTCEAIIYGLKAGLTMEDVLISISSGAAGSWSLSNLAPRILKQDLEPGFYIKHFIKDMKIALDEAQQMNLQLPGLKLAKSMYDILLTEGYGEKGTQALIKYYER
- a CDS encoding aspartyl-phosphate phosphatase Spo0E family protein; the protein is MDDGILKQLERTRELMIRSGIENGLRNAKTIRLSKQLDRLMNKYEEQKQQNKINDQFMN
- a CDS encoding YkvS family protein, translating into MKIAEVGNIIEFKDGLQGVVEKVNENSVIVDLTIMENFTDLEIEEKTVVNHKRYKILS
- a CDS encoding CPBP family intramembrane glutamic endopeptidase translates to MKFVKQAPILLLSLIFMYAMLFYTFSEKAIFWYLYTFTLLVGIAISLVTEKFEDSLPTWQYLIFGIGYGTITYGIVKVGYLILPFISPNAPQQIANFLAKYGPSTVWHYLLLIFIIVVGEEMFWRGFVQQQLKRFVKSSYAVLITALLFSISVAISGFIPGVIAAFVSGLLWGALYEWKKSLPLIIVSHVVFVLLLFLVLPLT
- a CDS encoding MarR family winged helix-turn-helix transcriptional regulator; the protein is MASEEIKQSLKLFIVLSRAYKAINETTNQFFQKNGLNPTEFAVLELLYHKGRQPLQHIGNKILLASGSITYVVDKLEKRGYIMRVSCPEDRRVTYADITEAGAQFMAEIFPQHEKHLHELLSALSSEEKEQAIELLKKLGLSVKDLSY
- a CDS encoding ATP-binding protein — translated: MSYIDISKLDRLFDECKESIIVMHESGQIQKMNQEAAQLLGQNYVVEQLLLDDMSIKIWDAFVEQMKNLGIAFCNVNIIVKNNLISTTIFGCYCKQEQSFIIWLNIEEVVNKKILCSIIDYAYSGAILSDEHGDIIDASQGALNIFGYSNEQIIAKTYEQLLYDVGFSQEEFLAYIQKMDECSVGAIDFEQEVDSETIIYEMTAVAGSMDPFIVTIIKDVTEERKMEDEKEEKVLSNLNELVASIVHEIRNPMTSLKGFLDLLRLNTSDDGEKYFSIIDAEFERLELILEDFLYLSKPPRYVMEEISLVKIVQQIVDLMQPQAIQSNILLMLEHSLVDEYKMIGNEVRLKQLLINVIKNAIEVMPLGGTITITIGYNMDGDIELIVKDEGQGMNEETMNGLFTPFFTTKKQGSGLGLPLVKKVIEEHNGNVRVWSKEGIGTAFTFTIPVDSYKYVMNMPLQESVSLT
- a CDS encoding B12-binding domain-containing radical SAM protein, with amino-acid sequence MKIVLATLNAKYIHTNLAIRYLKASAYPEFIPELAEYTIKDPAFNIVSDLFQKQPDVVGFSCYIWNIEETLHVIKMLKTVLPNTKVILGGPEVSYDVHHWLKNHAEIDFIVMGEGETSFKELLHYLDGDISLEDVRGICYLEDGKVKIHAQPPKIDLRELATPFRFEEDLPHLGKRIQYIETSRGCPFQCQFCLSSIEVGVRYFNREKIKEDIRFLMDNGARTIKFVDRTFNISRSYAMEMFQFLIDEHKPGVVFQFEITADIMRPEVIQFLNDNAPKGLFRFEIGVQSTNDLTNELVKRRQNFEKLKRTVTMVKEGGKIDQHLDLIAGLPEEDYASFRDTFNDVFAMRPEELQLGFLKLLRGTGLRLEAKKYGYTYVDIAPYEIFSNNVLTFDDIVRIKHAEDVLEKYWNAHRMDYTIEYLVTEVFETPFDFFQSFGTYWEMRGWSRIGHQLEDLFQRLLEFLQTVPNVDLAIVQNIMQLDYLQEQQFQPRKIWWKERTDKEQQKNIYTLLRQNPTIAGEEFAAMSITERDLFKHSLIIPTTISYQDFLNGRIKKHKGYLFTYFRQGQQPYFADIQENLKQ